CGGATCGTCAGGACCAGGCCGGCGCCGATGGTCCACAGCGCCGCCAGGGCCAGGAAGGCCCCGTAGTAGTTCCCGACCTCGTCGAAGTACCAGGAGACCACCTGCGGCCCGCCGGCCCCGAGGAAGAGGGAGAAGGGCAGGGCCACGCTGCGCACCTGTCCCAGGTAGCGCCGCCCGAAATAGGTCGCCCAGATGGTCTCCTGGATCGGTATCTGGCCGCCGATGCCTGTCCCGACGAGAAGGAAGCCCAACACCAGGATGGGCAAGGACTGTTCCGCGGCCCCGAAGCAGATCAACACCATTGCCGCGGCGGCGATGAGAAAGCTCAGCGCCGCGGCCGTCTTCTCGGACGCGAGGTCCATGAAGGCGCCCCACAAGGGCTTCGTGAATGCCGCGGGCATCGCCAGCAGCGTGACCATGAGCGAAGCCGTGCCGCGACTGAAGCCTGAGTCGGTCATGAACGGGATGGTCTGGAGGAGCATGGTCCCGAGGCCAATGCCGGAGAAGCCGAAAGCGAGCACGATCTGGTAGAAGGCCCTTGTCCGGAGCGCCTGGGCTCGCGTCAGGGAGTTGTCGAAGTCGGCGCGCAGGCGGTCTCCCCGCGACGATGCCATCTCTTCGTCCGTCTTGTTGTCGGGGTTCAGGCCGTAGGCCTCGGGCGCGTTACGCATGAGCATGGCGGCCGGGTAGATGAGCGCCCAGGTCATGACGCCCAGGATGCGCCACCCGTCCCGCCAGCCGTAGTCGTCCACCAGGGAGGTCATCAATGGCGGCAGGATCACGCCGGCGAGCGAGACCCCCATCGACGAGATGCCGATGACGCGGCCTCGCTTTTCGACCCACCACTTCGACAGGGTGACGTTCACTACCAGGTTCCCGATAAGCGCCGCGCCGATGGTCGTGGCCACGCCGCGCAGCAGGACCCACTGCCAGAGCTCGGTTACTTCTGCCGTGAGCATGAGGGTGGCCCCGAGGACCGTTGCGCCCAGGAGCATCACGCGGCGAGCGTGGCCGCGGTCAACCTGGGCGCCGATGAAGAAGCCGGCGAACGCTGAGACGAACCGGCCGACCGTCTGTCCGGCCGTGAAGTCGCCGCGGCTCCAGTCCAGCGCCTCTGTCATTGGGCCGAGAAACACGCCGGCGACATAGGCCTGGGTGCCGGCCGAGACGAACTGAGCCACCAGCGCGACGCCTATCAGGTAGTAGCCGTAGTAGATGCGGGGCTTCGCCTTAGTTGTCGCCAGCGAAGGCGCCTGTTCGACGGAGGCCGGTGTTATTGCCATGAAGCAAGGACGCGGTTAGGCCGCTGGCCGCACTATAGACGTCCAGGCC
This genomic window from Dehalococcoidia bacterium contains:
- a CDS encoding MFS transporter; this translates as MAITPASVEQAPSLATTKAKPRIYYGYYLIGVALVAQFVSAGTQAYVAGVFLGPMTEALDWSRGDFTAGQTVGRFVSAFAGFFIGAQVDRGHARRVMLLGATVLGATLMLTAEVTELWQWVLLRGVATTIGAALIGNLVVNVTLSKWWVEKRGRVIGISSMGVSLAGVILPPLMTSLVDDYGWRDGWRILGVMTWALIYPAAMLMRNAPEAYGLNPDNKTDEEMASSRGDRLRADFDNSLTRAQALRTRAFYQIVLAFGFSGIGLGTMLLQTIPFMTDSGFSRGTASLMVTLLAMPAAFTKPLWGAFMDLASEKTAAALSFLIAAAAMVLICFGAAEQSLPILVLGFLLVGTGIGGQIPIQETIWATYFGRRYLGQVRSVALPFSLFLGAGGPQVVSWYFDEVGNYYGAFLALAALWTIGAGLVLTIRRPAVRARAGGAEAPAALV